A window of the Streptomyces sp. Ag109_O5-10 genome harbors these coding sequences:
- the sufU gene encoding Fe-S cluster assembly sulfur transfer protein SufU has protein sequence MKLDSMYQEVILDHYKHPHGRGLRDGDAEVHHVNPTCGDEITLRVKYDGTTIEDVSYEGQGCSISQASASVLNDLLVGKDLADARKIQETFLELMQSKGRIEPDDSMEEVLEDAVAFAGVSKYPARVKCALLSWMAWKDATAQALGGADAERKTA, from the coding sequence GTGAAGCTGGACTCGATGTACCAGGAAGTCATCCTGGACCACTACAAGCACCCGCACGGGCGTGGTCTCAGGGATGGCGACGCCGAGGTGCACCATGTGAACCCGACGTGCGGCGACGAGATCACCCTCCGAGTGAAGTACGACGGCACGACGATCGAGGACGTCTCGTACGAGGGTCAGGGCTGCTCCATCAGCCAGGCCTCGGCCTCCGTGCTGAACGACCTGCTGGTCGGCAAGGACCTGGCGGACGCGCGGAAGATCCAGGAGACCTTCCTGGAGCTGATGCAGTCCAAGGGCAGGATCGAGCCCGACGACTCGATGGAGGAGGTCCTGGAGGACGCGGTCGCGTTCGCCGGGGTCTCCAAGTACCCGGCCCGGGTCAAGTGCGCCCTCCTGAGCTGGATGGCGTGGAAGGACGCGACGGCCCAGGCACTGGGTGGCGCCGACGCCGAAAGGAAGACGGCATGA
- a CDS encoding metal-sulfur cluster assembly factor yields MSETAEMKPASEEELREALYDVVDPELGIDVVNLGLIYGIHIDDANIATIDMTLTSAACPLTDVIEDQAKSATDGIVNELRINWVWMPPWGPDKITDDGREQLRALGFNV; encoded by the coding sequence ATGAGCGAGACCGCTGAGATGAAGCCGGCCTCGGAGGAGGAACTCCGCGAGGCTCTGTACGACGTCGTCGACCCCGAGCTGGGCATCGACGTGGTCAACCTCGGGCTGATCTACGGCATCCACATCGACGACGCGAACATCGCGACGATCGACATGACCCTGACCTCGGCGGCCTGCCCGCTGACCGACGTCATCGAGGACCAGGCCAAGTCCGCCACGGACGGCATCGTCAACGAGCTGCGCATCAACTGGGTCTGGATGCCCCCGTGGGGCCCCGACAAGATCACCGACGACGGCCGCGAGCAGCTGCGGGCGCTCGGGTTCAACGTCTGA
- a CDS encoding AbfB domain-containing protein — MPETTPQPPPHPAWENGWAPDTSRAPGTRRLWLAGTLAVATVVACVTAISVSHNAPDQASPNPTATANTDNGPGLLSFASPSTPGTTAPPKGTSGMSATSPSASASQSGAATATSSGAGPKSSPSSAKPTKSTPSKGSSGGSGGSGQQPGSSGESVRSVNYPDRYWHVSGSYVYLDQPRGSESREDSTFDLVKGLANASCYSFATHDGLYLRHQNFVLRAERNDGSSLFRQDATFCPQKSPYSDDVLFQSVNYPNYALRHKNFQLRLDPFGYNTTNRQDFFFDLVDGLS; from the coding sequence ATGCCAGAAACCACCCCCCAACCCCCGCCGCATCCCGCCTGGGAGAACGGCTGGGCCCCCGACACCTCCCGGGCTCCCGGAACCCGAAGACTCTGGCTGGCCGGCACCCTGGCCGTCGCCACCGTCGTCGCCTGCGTCACGGCGATATCCGTCAGTCACAACGCCCCTGACCAGGCGTCACCGAATCCCACGGCGACCGCGAACACCGACAACGGCCCCGGTCTGCTGTCCTTCGCCTCGCCGTCCACGCCGGGTACCACCGCACCGCCGAAGGGCACGTCGGGGATGTCGGCGACCTCGCCGTCCGCGTCCGCGTCCCAGTCCGGCGCGGCGACGGCCACCTCGTCCGGCGCCGGCCCCAAGAGCTCGCCGTCCAGCGCGAAGCCGACCAAGTCAACCCCGTCCAAGGGGAGTTCGGGCGGCTCGGGCGGCTCAGGGCAGCAGCCCGGCAGCTCAGGGGAGTCGGTCCGCTCGGTCAACTACCCGGACCGCTACTGGCACGTGAGCGGCAGCTACGTGTATCTCGACCAGCCCCGTGGCTCCGAGTCCCGCGAGGACTCGACCTTCGATCTGGTCAAGGGCCTGGCGAACGCCTCCTGTTACTCCTTCGCCACGCACGACGGGCTGTACCTGCGCCACCAGAACTTCGTACTGCGCGCCGAGCGCAACGACGGCAGCAGCCTCTTCAGGCAGGACGCCACTTTCTGCCCGCAGAAGTCGCCGTACTCGGACGACGTGCTGTTCCAGTCGGTGAACTACCCGAACTACGCCCTGCGCCACAAGAACTTCCAGCTGCGCCTGGATCCGTTCGGCTACAACACGACCAACCGCCAGGACTTCTTCTTCGACCTCGTGGACGGGCTGAGCTGA
- a CDS encoding multidrug efflux SMR transporter, with protein sequence MGYLTLAGAIAAEVAATTAMKYADGFSRLWPSLLTALGYLVSFLLLAQTLKTLSIGTAYAIWSGAGTATIAVLGLLLFGETLTLVKVAGIVLIIGGVVVLNLGGAH encoded by the coding sequence ATGGGATACCTGACGCTCGCCGGCGCCATAGCCGCCGAGGTCGCCGCCACGACGGCGATGAAGTACGCGGACGGCTTCAGCAGACTCTGGCCCTCGCTGCTGACCGCGCTGGGCTACCTGGTGTCGTTTCTGCTCCTGGCCCAGACACTGAAGACCCTGTCGATCGGCACGGCGTACGCGATCTGGTCCGGGGCGGGCACCGCGACCATCGCCGTGCTGGGACTCCTGCTGTTCGGGGAGACGCTGACCCTGGTCAAGGTGGCCGGGATCGTGCTGATCATCGGGGGCGTGGTCGTCCTGAACCTGGGAGGCGCGCACTGA
- a CDS encoding TetR/AcrR family transcriptional regulator, which translates to MPRRYDPDRRRRIIDAAIRVVGEKGLAGLSHRSVAAEADVPLGSTTYHFKTLDELMVAALRQANEGFAKTVAAHGGLDDPATDLATALARILGDWLGGDRTAVELEYELYLAALRRPALRPVAAEWADDLAERLGRHTDPVTARALVALMDGICLQVLLTGTPYDEGYAREVLGRVIP; encoded by the coding sequence ATGCCACGCCGCTACGACCCCGACCGCCGCCGGCGGATCATCGACGCGGCGATCCGGGTGGTCGGCGAGAAGGGCCTGGCGGGACTGAGCCACCGCTCGGTCGCGGCCGAGGCCGACGTACCGCTCGGCTCGACGACGTACCACTTCAAGACCCTCGACGAGCTGATGGTCGCCGCGCTGCGGCAGGCCAACGAGGGCTTCGCCAAGACGGTCGCCGCGCACGGCGGCCTGGACGACCCCGCCACGGACCTCGCCACCGCCCTCGCCCGGATCCTCGGCGACTGGCTCGGCGGCGACCGGACCGCCGTGGAGCTGGAGTACGAGCTCTACCTCGCCGCCCTGCGCCGCCCGGCCCTGCGCCCCGTCGCCGCCGAGTGGGCCGACGACCTCGCCGAACGGCTGGGCCGGCACACCGATCCGGTCACGGCACGGGCGCTGGTCGCACTGATGGACGGGATCTGCCTCCAGGTGCTGCTGACGGGGACGCCGTACGACGAGGGGTACGCGCGGGAGGTGCTGGGACGGGTGATTCCCTGA
- the dapD gene encoding 2,3,4,5-tetrahydropyridine-2,6-dicarboxylate N-succinyltransferase, protein MTDTTAPRPTGAAAAGLATIAADGTVLDTWFPAPELLAEPGPAGTERLSAEKAAELLGENAGKAIGPDARRGVEVVAVRTVISSLDDKPLDTHDVYLRLHLLSHRLVKPHGQSLEGIFGLLANVAWTSLGPVAVDDIEKVRLNARAEGLHLQVTSVDKFPRMTDYVAPKGVRIADADRVRLGAYLSEGTTVMHEGFVNFNAGTLGTSMVEGRISAGVVVGDGSDIGGGASTMGTLSGGGNVIIAIGERCLIGAEAGVGIALGDECVVEAGLYVTAGTRVTMPDGQIVKARELNGASNILFRRNSVSGAVEARPNNAVWDGLNEVLHSHN, encoded by the coding sequence ATGACCGACACGACTGCTCCTCGTCCCACCGGTGCCGCCGCCGCCGGCCTCGCCACGATCGCCGCCGACGGCACCGTTCTCGACACCTGGTTCCCCGCCCCCGAACTCCTCGCCGAGCCCGGCCCGGCCGGCACCGAGCGGCTGTCCGCGGAGAAGGCCGCGGAACTCCTGGGCGAGAACGCCGGGAAGGCGATCGGTCCGGACGCCCGCCGCGGTGTCGAGGTCGTCGCGGTCCGTACGGTCATCTCCTCCCTCGACGACAAGCCCCTCGACACCCACGACGTCTACCTGCGCCTGCACCTGCTCTCGCACCGCCTGGTGAAGCCGCACGGCCAGAGCCTGGAGGGCATCTTCGGCCTGCTCGCCAACGTCGCCTGGACCTCCCTCGGCCCGGTGGCCGTCGACGACATCGAGAAGGTCCGGCTGAACGCCCGCGCCGAGGGCCTGCACCTCCAGGTGACCTCGGTCGACAAGTTCCCGCGGATGACCGACTACGTCGCCCCGAAGGGCGTGCGCATCGCCGACGCCGACCGGGTCCGCCTCGGCGCGTACCTCTCCGAGGGCACCACCGTCATGCACGAGGGCTTCGTCAACTTCAACGCCGGCACGCTCGGCACCTCGATGGTCGAGGGCCGCATCTCGGCCGGCGTCGTGGTCGGCGACGGCTCGGACATCGGCGGCGGCGCCTCCACCATGGGCACGCTGTCCGGCGGCGGGAACGTCATCATCGCCATCGGCGAGCGCTGCCTGATCGGCGCCGAGGCGGGCGTCGGCATCGCCCTCGGCGACGAGTGCGTGGTCGAGGCCGGCCTCTACGTCACCGCGGGCACCCGCGTCACCATGCCCGACGGCCAGATCGTCAAGGCGCGCGAGCTGAACGGCGCCTCCAACATCCTCTTCCGCCGCAACTCGGTCTCCGGCGCCGTCGAGGCCCGCCCGAACAACGCGGTCTGGGACGGGCTGAACGAGGTCCTGCACAGCCACAACTGA
- a CDS encoding DinB family protein — translation MNDASGAQTFASPLKPVDLRTIASERESLAGWLDHHRAELLQKLDGLTEEQAARRVVPSLTTLHGLVRHLTKVESVWFVNVIEESEEPAPFGWPKRRDGDFLLDDGATLTEDVARYLAACERSRRIFAGVSLDDVRTHHRFGTLDVRFVMMHMIREYAQHNGHADVIRELVDGSTSS, via the coding sequence ATGAATGACGCCTCTGGGGCGCAGACCTTCGCCTCGCCGCTCAAGCCCGTCGACCTGCGCACCATCGCGTCCGAACGGGAGTCCCTGGCCGGGTGGCTCGACCACCATCGCGCAGAACTGCTGCAGAAGCTCGACGGGTTGACCGAGGAACAGGCTGCCCGGCGCGTCGTACCGTCCCTCACCACGCTGCACGGACTGGTGCGCCATCTCACCAAGGTCGAGTCCGTCTGGTTCGTCAACGTCATCGAAGAGAGCGAGGAACCCGCACCCTTCGGTTGGCCGAAGCGCAGGGACGGTGACTTCCTGTTGGACGACGGCGCGACACTGACCGAGGACGTCGCGCGTTACCTGGCCGCCTGCGAGCGCAGCCGCCGGATCTTCGCCGGGGTCTCACTGGATGACGTGCGCACGCACCACCGATTCGGGACTCTCGACGTGCGGTTCGTCATGATGCACATGATCAGGGAATACGCCCAGCACAACGGCCACGCGGACGTCATCCGCGAGCTGGTCGACGGCAGTACGTCGAGCTGA
- a CDS encoding alpha/beta hydrolase yields MHFTSEQRLDDGVLERAFTLGGIPGILWTPGSASAPAPLILLSPPPLGLRKTYPRLVARARRAAADGFAAAAIELPGSGDRPRWPAAEQARAELRRVMAAGEPVGDELIDALVLPLVDKAVPEWQAALDALLALPEIGGPVGYSGGVISIGIRLAVAEPRIVAAALFAGSFVPRAMFEEARQVTIPLHVLLQWDDEGNDRQAALDLFDAFGSEEKSLHANMGGHTGVPQFAGEVAAGFFVRHLK; encoded by the coding sequence ATGCACTTCACTTCCGAACAGCGCCTCGACGACGGCGTTCTTGAGCGCGCGTTCACCCTCGGCGGGATTCCCGGCATCCTGTGGACGCCCGGATCCGCGTCCGCCCCGGCGCCGCTGATCCTGCTCAGCCCGCCTCCTCTCGGGCTGCGCAAGACGTACCCCCGGCTGGTGGCCCGGGCCCGGCGCGCCGCGGCGGACGGCTTCGCCGCGGCCGCCATCGAGCTCCCCGGAAGCGGCGACCGGCCCCGTTGGCCGGCCGCCGAGCAGGCCCGCGCCGAGCTGCGCCGGGTCATGGCAGCCGGCGAGCCGGTCGGCGACGAGCTCATCGACGCCCTGGTGCTCCCGCTCGTCGACAAGGCGGTCCCGGAATGGCAGGCCGCTCTCGACGCCCTCCTGGCGCTCCCCGAGATCGGCGGCCCGGTCGGGTACTCGGGGGGCGTGATCTCCATCGGGATCCGGCTGGCGGTGGCCGAACCGCGCATCGTGGCCGCCGCTCTCTTCGCCGGGAGCTTCGTGCCTCGGGCCATGTTCGAGGAGGCCCGTCAGGTCACCATCCCGCTGCACGTTCTGTTGCAGTGGGACGACGAGGGCAACGACCGGCAGGCGGCCCTGGACCTGTTCGACGCCTTTGGCTCCGAGGAGAAGTCCCTGCACGCCAACATGGGCGGCCACACCGGCGTCCCGCAGTTCGCCGGGGAGGTCGCGGCCGGGTTCTTCGTCCGGCACCTGAAGTGA
- the dapA gene encoding 4-hydroxy-tetrahydrodipicolinate synthase: protein MTNPYGTACSPRPFGRTLCAMVTPFTETGALDLDGARRLATHLVAEGCDGLVLNGTTGESPTTTDTEKAELIAAVRAAVGERVPLVAGVGTADTLHTVELALAAEKAGADGVLVVSPYYSRPPQDALEAHFLQVAEASGLPVMLYDIPGRTGTRIEPETLVRLAAHPRIVAVKDCSYDFLGTQKVLARTDLAYYAGCDEHILALYAVGAAGCVSTVANAVPSQVAAILDTFDAGDTVRAAELQLRAVPLIEAMTAAGLPGTVTAKALLAGAGLPAGPVRAPLRAAGREAADHLRAVYEEFAGFVAA from the coding sequence ATGACGAACCCGTACGGCACCGCCTGTTCGCCCCGCCCCTTCGGCCGCACCCTCTGCGCGATGGTCACCCCCTTCACCGAAACGGGCGCCCTCGACCTCGACGGAGCTCGGCGGCTGGCCACGCATCTGGTGGCGGAGGGGTGCGACGGCCTGGTGCTGAACGGCACCACCGGTGAGTCGCCGACCACGACGGACACGGAGAAGGCCGAGCTGATCGCGGCCGTCCGGGCGGCGGTGGGCGAGCGGGTGCCGCTCGTGGCGGGCGTGGGCACCGCGGACACCCTGCACACCGTCGAGCTCGCCCTCGCGGCCGAGAAGGCGGGCGCGGACGGCGTCCTGGTGGTGTCGCCGTACTACAGCAGGCCACCGCAGGACGCCCTGGAGGCGCATTTCCTCCAGGTGGCCGAGGCGAGCGGGCTGCCGGTGATGCTGTACGACATCCCGGGCCGCACCGGCACCCGGATCGAGCCGGAGACGCTGGTCCGGCTCGCCGCACACCCACGGATCGTGGCCGTGAAGGACTGCTCGTACGACTTCCTCGGCACCCAGAAGGTGCTGGCGCGCACGGACCTGGCGTACTACGCGGGCTGCGACGAGCACATCCTCGCTCTGTACGCGGTGGGCGCGGCCGGCTGTGTGAGCACGGTGGCCAATGCCGTCCCCTCCCAGGTCGCCGCGATCCTGGACACGTTCGACGCGGGCGACACCGTCCGCGCGGCCGAACTCCAGCTGCGGGCCGTGCCGTTGATCGAGGCGATGACGGCCGCGGGCCTGCCGGGCACGGTCACGGCGAAGGCGCTGCTCGCCGGGGCCGGCCTGCCGGCAGGACCGGTACGGGCGCCCCTGCGGGCCGCCGGCCGGGAGGCGGCGGACCACCTGCGCGCGGTGTACGAGGAGTTCGCGGGGTTCGTGGCCGCCTGA